In Raphanus sativus cultivar WK10039 unplaced genomic scaffold, ASM80110v3 Scaffold0754, whole genome shotgun sequence, a genomic segment contains:
- the LOC130502999 gene encoding myrosinase-like, producing the protein MKLLHGLALVFLLAAASCKAYEEITCEENEPFTCNNTARLSSKNFPKDFIFGVASSAYQIEGGRGRGVNIWDGFSHRYPEKAGSDLKNGDTSCESYTRWQKDVDVMGEINATGYRFSFAWSRIIPKGKVSRGVNQGGLDYYHSLIDALLEKNITPFVTLFHWDLPQTLQDEYEGFLDRQIIQDFKDYADLCFREFGGKVKHWITINQLYTVPTRGYAIGTDAPGRCSPMVDTKHRCYGGNSSTEPYIVAHNQLLAHATVVDLYRTKYKFQRGKIGPVMITRWFLPFDESDPASIEAAERMNQFFHGWYMEPLTKGRYPDIMRQIVGSRLPNFTEEEAALVARSYDFLGLNYYVTQYAQPKPNTYPSPKHTAQDDAGVKLSYKNSRGEFIGPLFVEDKDNGNSYYYPKGIYYVMDYFKTKYGNPLIYVTENGFSTPDSENREQAIADYRRIDYLCSHLCFLRKVINEKGINVRGYFAWALGDNYEFCKGFTVRFGLSYVNWADLNDRNLKESGKWYQRFISGTVKNPAKQDFLRSSLSSQSQKKRLADA; encoded by the exons ATGAAGCTTCTTCATGGACTCGCTTTAGTTTTTCTATTAGCTGCTGCGAGTTGCAAAGCTTACGAAGAAATTACTTGCGAAGAGAATGAACCATTCACATGTAATAACACTGCTCGTTTAAGCAGTAAAAACTTCCCAAAAGACTTCATCTTCGGTGTTGCATCTTCAGCGTACCAG aTCGAAGGAGGGAGAGGTCGCGGTGTTAACATTTGGGATGGCTTCAGTCACCGATACCCAG AGAAAGCTGGGTCAGATTTGAAGAATGGAGACACTAGTTGTGAATCATATACGAGATGGCAG AAAGATGTAGACGTGATGGGCGAAATCAATGCTACTGGCTACCGATTCTCCTTTGCATGGTCAAGAATCATTCCAA AAGGAAAAGTGAGTAGGGGAGTGAACCAAGGAGGCCTTGATTACTACCACAGCCTCATAGATGCACTCCTCGAAAAGAATATAACGCCTTTCGTTACCCTCTTTCACTGGGACCTTCCTCAAACACTCCAAGATGAGTATGAAGGTTTCTTGGACCGCCAGATCAT CCAAGATTTCAAAGATTATGCGGATCTGTGTTTCCGAGAATTTGGTGGAAAGGTAAAGCATTGGATCACGATCAACCAGCTATACACAGTGCCTACAAGAGGCTATGCGATCGGAACAGATGCACCCGGTCGATGTTCTCCTATGGTTGATACCAAGCACAGATGTTACGGCGGAAATTCTTCAACAGAACCCTACATCGTTGCACATAACCAGCTTCTTGCTCATGCTACGGTCGTCGATCTTTACAGGACCAAATATAAG TTCCAAAGAGGGAAGATTGGACCTGTGATGATAACAAGATGGTTTCTTCCATTTGATGAGTCTGATCCGGCCTCCATAGAAGCAGCTGAGAGGATGAACCAATTCTTCCATGgatg GTACATGGAGCCTCTAACAAAGGGTAGATACCCAGATATCATGAGGCAGATTGTGGGTAGTCGGCTTCCCAACTTTACCGAGGAAGAAGCCGCACTCGTTGCCCGTTCATATGATTTTCTTGGTCTCAACTATTACGTCACTCAGTACGCTCAGCCGAAACCTAACACCTATCCTTCACCGAAACACACTGCCCAGGATGACGCTGGCGTAAAGCTCTCAT ATAAAAATTCACGTGGTGAATTTATTGGTCCACTG TTCGTTGAAGACAAAGACAACGGCAACAGCTATTACTACCCAAAAGGAATTTATTACGTAATGGACTACTTCAAAACCAAATACGGCAACCCTTTAATCTATGTCACCGAGAACG GATTTAGTACGCCCGATTCAGAAAACCGTGAGCAGGCTATTGCGGATTACAGGCGAATTGATTATCTCTGTAGTCATCTATGTTTTCTTCGTAAGGTCATCAA CGAGAAGGGTATTAACGTGAGAGGATACTTTGCATGGGCCCTTGGTGATAATTATGAATTCTGTAAAGGCTTTACCGTCAGATTTGGACTTAGTTATGTTAATTGGGCTGATCTCAACGACAGAAACCTCAAAGAATCTGGCAAATGGTACCAGAGATTCATTAGTGGGACTGTCAAGAACCCTGCGAAACAAGATTTCCTCCGCTCAAGCCTCTCCTCTCAGAGTCAGAAGAAGAGACTTGCTGATGCATGA